Proteins encoded within one genomic window of Entelurus aequoreus isolate RoL-2023_Sb linkage group LG26, RoL_Eaeq_v1.1, whole genome shotgun sequence:
- the LOC133643449 gene encoding olfactory receptor class A-like protein 1 produces the protein MDLCVTVKGVSFLLQTGMGILGNTVVLLAYAHIILTEPKLLPVDMILCHLAFANLVLLLTRGVPQTMTVFGLTNLLNDASCKVVIYTYRISRALSVCLTCMLSVFQAVTVAPAGPGLSRLKPALPSLVLPTFAGLWLLNMAICIAAPFFSMAPRNGTVPAYTLNLGFCHVDFRDNLSYVVNGVAVSGRDFAFVALMVASSGYILLLLHRHSRQVRAIHRSQGGGAETRAAKTVVTLVVLYVFFFGIDNVVWIYMLTEAKVSPVVADMRVFFSSCYAFLSPYFIISSNKKVKAKVLCAAEQDRPESMDTQETYDK, from the coding sequence ATGGACCTGTGTGTGACCGTCAAAGGCGTCTCCTTCCTCTTGCAGACAGGTATGGGCATCTTGGGGAACACTGTGGTCCTGCTGGCCTACGCCCACATCATCCTCACCGAGCCCAAGCTGCTTCCTGTGGACATGATCCTGTGCCACCTAGCCTTTGCCAACCTCGTGCTCCTGCTGACCCGCGGCGTCCCCCAGACCATGACGGTGTTCGGCCTCACTAACCTGCTCAATGACGCGAGCTGCAAGGTGGTCATTTACACCTACCGCATCAGCCGGGCGTTGTCCGTGTGCCTCACCTGCATGCTCAGTGTGTTCCAGGCAGTGACCGTTGCCCCCGCTGGGCCAGGCTTGTCAAGACTGAAGCCCGCTCTTCCTTCCCTGGTCCTCCCCACCTTTGCCGGACTCTGGTTACTCAACATGGCCATATGCATCGCAGCCCCTTTCTTCTCCATGGCTCCACGCAATGGCACTGTACCCGCCTACACGCTCAACCTGGGCTTCTGTCATGTGGACTTCAGGGACAACCTGTCCTACGTCGTCAACGGGGTCGCTGTCTCCGGGAGGGATTTTGCCTTCGTGGCCCTGATGGTGGCTTCCAGCGGTTACATCCTGCTGCTGCTCCACCGCCACAGCCGGCAGGTGAGAGCAATCCATCGCTCCCAAGGCGGCGGGGCCGAGACTCGAGCAGCAAAGACGGTGGTTACCCTGGTGGTCCTGTACGTCTTTTTCTTTGGGATCGATAACGTAGTCTGGATCTACATGCTGACCGAGGCCAAGGTGTCCCCGGTCGTGGCTGACATGAGAGTGTTCTTCTCCTCCTGCTATGCTTTCCTCAGCCCGTACTTCATCATCTCTTCAAACAAAAAGGTCAAGGCCAAAGTTCTGTGTGCGGCCGAGCAAGACCGACCAGAGTCAATGGACACTCAGGAAACATATGATAAATGA